A window from Polynucleobacter sp. MWH-UH25E encodes these proteins:
- the recO gene encoding DNA repair protein RecO — MASIRVADEPAFVLHSIPYKETSLILDVFTRQHGRMALIAKGAKRPHSTLRPVLQRFQPLLVSWSGKSELRTLTKSEWVGGMPSLVGDALLCGFYLNELLVKFLAREDEYEKLYDRYAETIDALSALEESKGLEEILRPFELSLLQETGYAAALDRCVETNEAPIHDGQYVYQPEKGVRPVQADDPGHWPVLTGRSLLAIAVGDFSDPVTLSESKQLMRFLLGLHLQDQVLTTRQILIDLKKI, encoded by the coding sequence ATGGCCTCGATTCGTGTTGCTGACGAACCCGCTTTTGTATTGCACAGCATTCCCTACAAAGAAACTAGCCTTATTTTGGATGTCTTTACGCGACAGCATGGTCGCATGGCGCTCATTGCCAAAGGGGCAAAGCGTCCTCATTCCACATTAAGGCCGGTATTGCAGCGTTTTCAACCGCTTCTAGTTTCATGGAGTGGAAAGTCGGAGTTACGCACCTTAACCAAATCTGAATGGGTGGGTGGCATGCCTTCATTGGTGGGCGATGCGCTTCTTTGTGGCTTTTATCTCAATGAACTGCTTGTGAAATTCTTAGCGCGTGAAGATGAATATGAAAAGCTCTACGATCGTTATGCTGAGACTATTGACGCCTTATCGGCGCTTGAGGAGTCAAAAGGTTTAGAAGAAATTCTACGCCCATTTGAACTGTCATTACTACAGGAAACGGGCTATGCGGCAGCACTTGATCGCTGCGTAGAAACCAATGAAGCACCGATTCATGATGGCCAATATGTATATCAACCAGAAAAGGGCGTGAGGCCCGTTCAAGCAGATGATCCTGGCCATTGGCCGGTGCTGACCGGCAGGTCTTTATTGGCAATCGCGGTTGGTGATTTTTCTGATCCAGTAACCCTATCAGAAAGCAAGCAATTGATGCGCTTTCTATTAGGCTTGCATCTGCAAGATCAGGTACTAACTACGCGTCAAATTCTGATTGATCTCAAGAAAATCTAG
- the pdxJ gene encoding pyridoxine 5'-phosphate synthase, producing MTAAHPLELGINIDHVATLRNARGTVYPDPINAAQLAEEAGADLITLHLREDRRHIKDADLIALRPLIKTRMNLECAITPEMLNIACKVKPHDVCLVPEKREEVTTEGGLDVSGKLEHVKAATKQLQEAGIRVSLFIDPEEKQIQAAKDVGATVVELHTGRYADLSGDQQEAELVRIKKAAQFGKSIGLRVNAGHGLHEGNVMPIAAIAELSELNIGHAIVAEALFKGWQQAIKDMKALMIQGRKANP from the coding sequence ATGACTGCAGCGCATCCTTTGGAACTGGGAATCAATATCGATCACGTGGCAACCTTGCGTAATGCTCGGGGCACTGTGTACCCAGACCCTATTAATGCGGCGCAATTGGCGGAAGAGGCGGGCGCCGATCTGATCACTTTGCACCTTCGTGAGGATCGCCGGCATATCAAGGATGCTGATTTAATCGCTCTGCGACCCTTGATCAAAACGCGCATGAACCTTGAGTGTGCAATTACCCCTGAAATGCTAAACATCGCCTGTAAGGTCAAGCCTCACGATGTTTGCTTGGTCCCTGAAAAGCGTGAGGAGGTCACTACCGAAGGTGGTCTTGATGTCTCGGGGAAATTGGAACACGTCAAGGCAGCTACCAAACAATTGCAAGAGGCTGGCATCCGGGTATCACTTTTTATTGATCCAGAAGAAAAACAAATTCAGGCCGCTAAGGATGTGGGTGCTACTGTAGTGGAGTTGCATACGGGTCGTTATGCTGATTTATCTGGCGATCAACAAGAGGCTGAATTAGTACGCATCAAGAAGGCAGCACAGTTTGGGAAAAGTATTGGTTTGAGAGTCAATGCGGGCCATGGATTACACGAGGGTAATGTGATGCCCATTGCGGCGATTGCTGAGCTATCAGAATTAAACATCGGGCATGCCATCGTAGCGGAAGCCTTATTTAAGGGCTGGCAACAAGCGATTAAAGATATGAAGGCCTTGATGATTCAAGGCAGAAAAGCAAATCCATGA
- the era gene encoding GTPase Era — translation MGKSTLLNALVGQKISITSRKAQTTRHRILGVQNREEAQFIFIDTPGFQTRLMNTLNKALNRTVTTALQDVNVVCFVVETGYFGEDDKKVLKLLPSDIPVVLVLNKLDLFNSRFQAPSERDQALLNFIKEMAKPWSELGGHEDQKSEFAEIVPMSAKSPGDIQRLLDVLEGYLPEGEPVYDGDTITDRSERFLAAEILREKVFRFTGEELPYTSTVVIDQFKMDGKMRRISATILVDRDSHKAMIIGQKGERLKKISTDARIDMEKLFDGKVFLETWVKVKRGWADDRAELRAQGLE, via the coding sequence ATGGGTAAATCTACCTTGCTCAATGCATTGGTAGGTCAAAAGATCAGCATTACTTCACGCAAAGCACAGACTACGCGCCACCGTATTTTGGGTGTTCAGAATCGCGAAGAGGCGCAATTTATCTTTATTGATACACCAGGATTTCAGACGCGTTTAATGAATACCCTCAACAAGGCTTTGAACCGCACGGTTACTACTGCCTTGCAAGATGTCAACGTAGTTTGCTTTGTTGTTGAGACTGGTTATTTTGGTGAAGACGACAAGAAGGTTCTCAAGCTTCTGCCAAGCGACATACCAGTGGTATTGGTATTAAATAAATTGGATCTGTTTAATAGCCGTTTTCAGGCGCCATCAGAACGCGATCAAGCCTTACTCAATTTCATTAAAGAAATGGCCAAGCCATGGTCTGAATTGGGCGGCCATGAAGATCAAAAGTCAGAGTTCGCTGAAATTGTGCCCATGAGTGCCAAGAGCCCTGGCGATATCCAGAGATTATTGGATGTGCTTGAGGGTTATTTGCCTGAAGGTGAGCCTGTTTATGATGGCGATACGATTACCGATCGCAGTGAGCGCTTCCTTGCTGCTGAAATTTTGCGCGAGAAGGTATTTCGTTTTACAGGTGAAGAATTGCCATACACCTCTACTGTGGTCATTGATCAATTCAAGATGGATGGCAAGATGCGTAGAATCTCTGCGACTATTTTGGTTGACCGAGATAGTCATAAGGCCATGATCATTGGCCAAAAGGGTGAGCGCTTAAAGAAAATTTCTACCGATGCCCGTATTGATATGGAAAAACTGTTTGATGGAAAAGTTTTTCTGGAGACATGGGTAAAGGTGAAGCGTGGTTGGGCGGATGATCGCGCTGAGTTACGGGCACAAGGGCTGGAATAA
- the acpS gene encoding holo-ACP synthase has translation MIIGIGTDILQIERLQAAYDRTNGRLAEKILGPDEMLVFKHRLARNHKRGIAFLATRFAAKEAFSKAIGLGMRMPMAWRSLQTLNEPSGKPVTSYLGALAHFMKDKNWEAHVTVSDEQDMAIAHVIVTQK, from the coding sequence ATGATCATCGGTATTGGCACCGATATTTTGCAGATTGAGCGCTTACAAGCGGCTTATGATCGTACTAATGGTCGCCTAGCTGAAAAGATTCTTGGTCCTGATGAGATGTTGGTGTTCAAGCATCGCCTTGCCAGAAATCACAAGCGGGGCATTGCCTTTTTGGCAACGCGTTTTGCTGCTAAAGAAGCGTTCTCTAAAGCGATTGGCCTAGGAATGAGAATGCCTATGGCCTGGCGCTCTTTACAAACCTTAAATGAGCCTAGCGGTAAGCCGGTTACTAGCTATTTGGGTGCATTAGCCCACTTTATGAAGGATAAAAACTGGGAGGCTCACGTTACGGTGAGCGATGAGCAGGACATGGCAATCGCACATGTTATCGTGACTCAAAAATAA
- the nagZ gene encoding beta-N-acetylhexosaminidase gives MSKSIMKPGPITLDVVGQVLNAEDRRRILHPLTGGVILFGRNFKDRKQLAKLTAEIKKLRPDVLISIDHEGGRVQRCRADGFTHLPAMRKLGELWLAKNKSSHAAESAALAMAAATACGYVLAAELRACGVDFSFTPVLDLDFGRSGVIGDRSFSRDPQIVFALAKSLNEGLRLAGMANCGKHFPGHGWAEADSHVAIPVDERSLQEILNDDAKPYEWLDLSLAAVMPAHVIYPKVDQNPAGFSKIWLHSVLRQELGFEGVIFSDDLSMEGASVAGSVVKGAEMALDAGCDAVLICNRPDLADQLLSKLKVSKAKQAESAIRLNKLMPNSPAPSWTDLQNEAQYQHAKGLLQQLKLIS, from the coding sequence ATGAGCAAATCGATCATGAAGCCAGGCCCCATTACTTTGGATGTAGTGGGTCAAGTATTAAATGCTGAAGATCGTCGTCGTATTTTGCATCCACTAACAGGTGGCGTGATTCTGTTTGGTAGAAATTTCAAGGATCGCAAACAACTTGCCAAGTTAACCGCAGAAATTAAAAAGCTTCGCCCTGATGTATTGATTTCAATTGATCACGAAGGTGGACGTGTTCAGCGTTGTAGAGCCGATGGTTTCACGCACTTGCCAGCGATGCGCAAATTGGGTGAGCTTTGGCTTGCTAAAAATAAGTCCTCTCATGCAGCAGAATCCGCTGCACTGGCGATGGCAGCAGCTACCGCTTGTGGTTATGTGCTTGCTGCTGAGTTGCGTGCATGTGGCGTAGATTTCAGCTTTACACCAGTTTTAGATTTAGATTTCGGTCGTAGCGGTGTAATTGGAGACCGTTCCTTTAGTCGTGATCCACAAATCGTATTTGCTTTAGCAAAGAGCTTAAACGAAGGTCTGCGATTAGCTGGTATGGCTAACTGCGGCAAACATTTTCCTGGCCATGGTTGGGCAGAGGCTGATTCCCATGTGGCCATTCCAGTTGACGAGCGTTCACTCCAAGAAATTTTGAATGACGATGCAAAGCCTTATGAATGGCTTGATCTGAGTTTGGCTGCAGTCATGCCAGCACATGTGATTTATCCAAAAGTTGATCAAAATCCAGCAGGCTTTTCGAAAATCTGGTTGCACTCAGTACTACGTCAAGAGCTTGGCTTCGAGGGCGTGATCTTCAGTGATGATCTTTCAATGGAAGGCGCAAGCGTTGCAGGGTCGGTAGTGAAGGGCGCTGAGATGGCCTTAGATGCTGGATGTGATGCCGTGCTGATCTGTAATCGCCCCGACCTAGCAGATCAACTGCTCAGCAAGCTCAAAGTGTCTAAAGCGAAGCAAGCTGAATCGGCTATCCGTTTAAATAAATTGATGCCCAATAGCCCAGCGCCATCATGGACTGATTTACAGAATGAAGCACAATATCAACACGCTAAGGGCTTGTTGCAGCAGTTAAAGCTAATTAGCTGA
- the efp gene encoding elongation factor P — protein sequence MKTAQELRVGNVVMIGTDAMVVLKAEYSRSGRNSSVVKMKFKNLLTGAPNEGVYKADDKFDVVILDKKECTYSYFADPMYVFMDGDYNQYEVESEFMGDALNYLEEGMPCEVVFYEGKALSVAMPNSLVREITYTEPAVKGDTSSGKVLKTAKLATGYELQVPLFCNTGDKIEIDTRTGEYRSRAN from the coding sequence ATGAAAACAGCACAAGAACTCCGCGTTGGTAACGTAGTGATGATCGGCACTGATGCCATGGTCGTTTTAAAAGCAGAATACAGCCGCTCTGGCCGCAACTCTTCTGTTGTCAAAATGAAATTTAAGAACTTGTTAACAGGTGCGCCGAACGAAGGTGTTTACAAAGCTGATGACAAGTTTGATGTTGTAATTTTGGATAAAAAAGAATGTACCTATTCTTACTTCGCAGATCCAATGTATGTATTTATGGATGGTGACTACAACCAATACGAAGTTGAATCTGAGTTTATGGGTGATGCATTGAACTACCTCGAAGAAGGTATGCCTTGTGAAGTAGTGTTCTACGAAGGGAAAGCCCTTTCTGTAGCAATGCCAAATTCACTCGTTCGTGAAATCACTTACACAGAGCCTGCAGTAAAAGGCGACACCAGCTCAGGCAAAGTATTGAAGACAGCAAAACTGGCTACTGGCTATGAATTGCAAGTGCCTTTGTTCTGCAATACTGGCGACAAGATCGAAATCGATACTCGCACTGGCGAATATCGCAGCCGCGCTAATTAA
- the lepB gene encoding signal peptidase I, translated as MNFALILFILVVVSGIAWVADRVYFAPQRKMAGIDRMPLWLEYTAGFFPVICAVFVLRSFIVEPFKIPSGSMIPTLQIGDFILVNKFTYGIRLPVINQKVIDLGSPKRGDVIVFRYPRDESVDYIKRVVGLPGDVVVYEDKRLTINGQPLQYSGGESYLDPENMRYAKRFTESFPADLGGNRHEILNDPDRPATVLPVERFPGAEFCQYQPSGLTCKVPAGHYFAMGDNRDNSADSRYWGFVPDKNLVGKAFFVWLNLGNFGRIGGFQ; from the coding sequence ATGAACTTTGCTCTCATCCTCTTCATATTGGTGGTTGTTTCAGGCATTGCTTGGGTTGCTGACCGAGTATATTTTGCGCCCCAAAGAAAAATGGCCGGAATCGATCGTATGCCATTGTGGTTGGAGTACACGGCTGGATTCTTCCCGGTTATTTGCGCTGTATTTGTATTGCGCTCTTTTATTGTCGAGCCTTTCAAGATCCCGTCTGGATCTATGATTCCAACCCTACAAATTGGCGACTTCATTCTGGTGAATAAATTTACCTACGGCATTCGTCTGCCAGTGATCAATCAAAAAGTAATTGACTTAGGTTCACCGAAGCGCGGAGATGTTATTGTGTTTCGCTATCCACGCGATGAATCCGTTGATTACATCAAGCGCGTAGTAGGTTTGCCTGGTGATGTTGTTGTTTATGAAGATAAGCGTTTAACCATCAATGGACAGCCATTGCAATACAGTGGCGGTGAATCGTATTTAGATCCTGAAAATATGCGCTATGCCAAGCGCTTTACAGAAAGCTTCCCCGCCGATCTAGGTGGTAATCGTCATGAAATCCTCAACGACCCAGATCGTCCCGCAACCGTATTGCCAGTAGAGCGTTTTCCTGGTGCTGAGTTTTGTCAATATCAACCATCGGGCTTAACTTGCAAAGTTCCCGCAGGTCATTACTTTGCTATGGGGGATAACCGTGATAACAGCGCAGACTCTCGCTACTGGGGATTTGTTCCAGATAAGAACTTGGTAGGTAAAGCTTTCTTTGTATGGCTCAATCTCGGTAATTTTGGCCGTATTGGTGGCTTCCAGTAA
- the rnc gene encoding ribonuclease III has translation MNTRAVIETAPLQERLGYSFKKPELLHQALTHRSHSKKNNERLEFLGDSVLNCVVAEMLYERYSDLDEGDLSRVRANLVKQQALYEIAQTLSLSDYLRLGEGELKSGGFRRPSILADTLEAVTGAIFLDGGFDAAKTCLRKLYSIILSQVDPKTLGKDDKTLLQECLQSYQLPLPTYNVTGTSGAAHNQQFEVECLIPSLKVSVKGEGASRRAAEQSAAKSALLAVLKALPQDSRKPKKTRSAKKKAAKKEATEEQLNLKLKG, from the coding sequence ATGAACACGCGCGCCGTCATTGAAACCGCACCGCTTCAAGAGCGCCTAGGTTATAGCTTTAAGAAGCCAGAGCTGCTTCATCAAGCGCTGACTCACCGTAGCCATAGCAAGAAAAATAATGAACGCTTAGAGTTCTTAGGTGATTCTGTCTTAAATTGCGTAGTCGCCGAAATGCTATATGAGCGCTACTCCGATTTAGATGAGGGTGATTTGTCTCGTGTGCGCGCTAATTTAGTAAAGCAGCAAGCCTTATATGAGATTGCACAAACCTTATCCCTGTCGGACTATTTGCGTTTGGGTGAAGGTGAATTGAAGAGTGGCGGCTTTCGGAGACCATCCATTTTGGCTGATACCTTGGAGGCGGTAACAGGTGCAATCTTTTTGGATGGCGGTTTTGATGCTGCTAAAACTTGCTTACGAAAACTCTACTCCATCATTCTGTCGCAAGTTGACCCAAAAACATTGGGCAAGGATGACAAAACGCTTTTGCAAGAGTGCTTGCAAAGCTATCAATTACCACTGCCTACCTACAACGTCACCGGCACTAGTGGCGCTGCTCATAATCAGCAGTTTGAAGTTGAGTGTTTGATTCCAAGTCTAAAAGTTTCTGTGAAGGGTGAGGGCGCTTCTCGTCGTGCTGCTGAGCAGTCTGCCGCAAAAAGTGCTTTACTTGCTGTGCTAAAGGCCTTGCCACAAGATTCTCGCAAGCCCAAGAAAACGCGCTCTGCTAAGAAAAAGGCCGCTAAGAAAGAGGCGACCGAAGAGCAATTGAATTTGAAGTTAAAGGGATAA